One window of the Rhizorhabdus dicambivorans genome contains the following:
- a CDS encoding fructose bisphosphate aldolase — MVDQVMAKKIAEGEGFIAALDQSGGSTPKALKGYGIEEGAWNSEEEMFGLIHAMRSRIITSPAFTGDKVIGAILFERTMDGQVDGKPTPQALNARGVVPFIKIDKGLEDEKNGVQLMKPMPELDALLARSKALGVFGTKERSVINLANREGIAAVVKQQFEVGKQVLAGGLMPIIEPEVNIKSPERAEADQILLEELLKALDALTGDDKVMLKLSLPVKPGLFDPLVDHPRVLRVVALSGGFARPQACVELAKNRGVIASFSRALLEDLRAQMSDAEFNASLGSAIDEIYAASTDKATVAA; from the coding sequence ATGGTCGATCAGGTGATGGCGAAGAAGATCGCCGAGGGTGAAGGGTTCATCGCGGCGCTGGACCAGAGCGGCGGTTCGACCCCCAAGGCGCTCAAGGGCTATGGCATCGAGGAAGGTGCCTGGAACTCCGAGGAGGAGATGTTCGGCCTGATCCACGCGATGCGCAGCCGCATCATCACCTCCCCCGCCTTCACCGGCGACAAGGTGATCGGCGCGATCCTGTTCGAGCGGACGATGGACGGCCAGGTCGACGGCAAGCCGACCCCGCAGGCGCTGAACGCGCGCGGCGTCGTCCCCTTCATCAAGATCGACAAGGGGCTGGAGGACGAGAAGAACGGCGTCCAGCTGATGAAGCCGATGCCCGAGCTGGATGCGCTGCTGGCCCGTTCGAAGGCGCTGGGCGTGTTCGGCACCAAGGAGCGTTCGGTGATCAACCTCGCCAATCGCGAAGGCATCGCCGCCGTGGTCAAGCAGCAGTTCGAGGTCGGCAAGCAGGTGCTGGCCGGCGGGCTGATGCCGATCATCGAGCCCGAGGTGAACATCAAGAGCCCGGAGCGCGCCGAGGCCGACCAGATCCTGCTCGAGGAACTGCTGAAGGCGCTCGACGCGCTGACCGGCGACGACAAGGTGATGCTGAAGCTGTCGCTGCCGGTGAAGCCGGGCCTGTTCGACCCGCTGGTCGACCATCCCCGCGTGCTGCGCGTCGTGGCGCTGTCGGGCGGCTTTGCCCGGCCGCAGGCCTGCGTCGAGCTGGCGAAGAACCGCGGCGTGATAGCGAGCTTCAGCCGCGCCCTGCTCGAGGACCTGCGCGCCCAGATGAGCGACGCCGAGTTCAACGCGTCGCTGGGTTCGGCGATCGACGAGATCTACGCGGCATCGACCGACAAGGCGACCGTGGCGGCGTGA
- a CDS encoding TIGR02466 family protein, with protein sequence MEPQVLSLFETPLLADMLPGHETINPQLAATIRARRAQDPAGMQRSNRLGWHSDTAMLDWGGPAFRPLIERAIAIANAQTVDIRPKGATPFSWYAEAWANVSAHGGSNQFHCHAGAYWSAVYYVDDGYAGSADRALGGELTLEDPRMPAMLMEQPGLRLRPRPEDPLAEPDQLVRPRSGQLLMFPAWLRHGVRPYLGPGERISIAINLIAIRPAG encoded by the coding sequence ATGGAGCCTCAGGTCCTATCGCTGTTCGAGACGCCGCTGCTGGCCGACATGCTGCCCGGCCACGAGACGATCAATCCGCAGCTGGCCGCCACGATCCGCGCCCGCCGCGCGCAGGACCCGGCCGGAATGCAGCGGTCGAACCGGCTGGGCTGGCACAGCGACACCGCGATGCTCGACTGGGGCGGCCCGGCCTTCCGGCCGCTGATCGAGCGGGCGATCGCCATCGCCAACGCCCAGACCGTCGACATCCGCCCAAAGGGCGCGACGCCGTTCAGCTGGTATGCCGAGGCCTGGGCCAATGTCTCGGCCCATGGCGGATCGAACCAGTTCCACTGCCATGCCGGGGCCTATTGGTCGGCGGTCTATTATGTCGACGACGGCTATGCGGGCTCGGCCGACCGGGCGCTGGGCGGGGAGCTGACCCTGGAGGATCCGCGCATGCCGGCGATGCTGATGGAGCAGCCGGGGCTGCGCCTGCGGCCAAGGCCCGAGGATCCGCTGGCCGAGCCCGACCAGCTGGTCCGGCCGCGATCGGGCCAGCTGCTGATGTTCCCCGCCTGGCTGCGCCATGGCGTCCGGCCCTATCTGGGCCCCGGGGAACGTATCTCGATCGCGATCAATCTGATCGCAATTCGCCCGGCCGGCTGA
- a CDS encoding putative 2OG-Fe(II) oxygenase, with translation MAEPSPQPRLVPFFPTQIVIESWPGFEAGGAALRDTILARRAADRDPSPRWRSTPDLPHWGGEAARALCDHVLRRIDGMTVDKEQRAEGRGFRWTMTGWAEVLDRHGAIDLRSHPGSSWTAICDIDDGGGTEGGDLVFLDPRYPAVRMPIPELRPRRRDGTPDQHEVRIAARSGAIVMFPSWLMHGVRPFDGDRPRVSIGLTFRADWIG, from the coding sequence TTGGCCGAGCCGTCGCCCCAGCCGCGGCTCGTCCCTTTCTTCCCGACGCAGATCGTCATCGAATCCTGGCCCGGTTTCGAGGCCGGGGGCGCGGCGCTGCGCGACACCATCCTGGCGCGCCGCGCGGCCGATCGCGACCCCTCCCCCCGCTGGCGATCCACCCCGGACCTGCCGCACTGGGGCGGAGAGGCGGCGCGGGCGCTGTGCGACCATGTCCTGCGCCGGATCGACGGGATGACCGTCGACAAGGAGCAGCGGGCGGAGGGGCGCGGCTTCCGCTGGACGATGACGGGCTGGGCCGAAGTGCTCGACCGGCATGGGGCGATCGACCTGCGAAGCCATCCCGGCTCCAGCTGGACGGCGATCTGCGATATCGACGACGGCGGCGGCACGGAGGGCGGCGACCTGGTCTTCCTCGACCCGCGCTACCCGGCGGTACGGATGCCGATCCCCGAGCTGCGGCCCCGCCGCCGCGACGGCACCCCCGACCAGCATGAGGTGCGGATAGCCGCCCGCAGCGGCGCCATCGTGATGTTCCCGAGCTGGCTGATGCATGGCGTGCGGCCGTTCGACGGGGACCGGCCGCGCGTCTCGATCGGGCTGACCTTCCGCGCGGACTGGATCGGCTGA
- a CDS encoding phosphoglycerate kinase — MAFRTLDDLGDVRGKRVLVREDLNVPMEEGRVTDDTRLRAAAPTVAELADKGAIVLVLAHFGRPKGERNPDMSLAQVTHAFRDVLGRDVRFVGDCCGEQAEAAVAQLEPGDIALLENTRFHKGEEKNDPELAKAMARLGDLYVNDAFSAAHRAHVSTEGLAHLLPAYAGRSMQAELEALEKALGKPEHPVAAVVGGAKVSTKLDVLKHLVAKVDHLIIGGGMANTFLAARGVDVGKSLCEHDLKDSVIEILDAAEKAECIVHLPYDVVVAKEFKANPPTRTVNVHEVAADEMILDVGPAAVEALGDALKTCRTLVWNGPMGAFEIAPFDTATVALAKTAAALTKGGSLVSVAGGGDTVAALNHAGVADDFSFVSTAGGAFLEWMEGRELPGVKALEA; from the coding sequence ATGGCTTTCAGGACGCTCGACGATCTGGGTGATGTGCGCGGCAAGCGCGTGCTGGTCCGCGAGGACCTCAACGTGCCGATGGAGGAGGGCCGGGTCACCGACGACACCCGCCTGCGCGCCGCCGCGCCGACCGTCGCCGAGCTGGCCGACAAGGGTGCGATCGTGCTGGTGCTGGCCCATTTCGGCCGCCCCAAGGGCGAGCGCAATCCCGATATGAGCCTGGCCCAGGTCACCCACGCCTTCCGCGACGTGCTGGGCCGCGACGTCCGCTTCGTCGGCGACTGCTGCGGCGAGCAGGCCGAGGCGGCGGTCGCCCAGCTGGAGCCGGGCGACATCGCGCTGCTGGAGAACACCCGCTTCCACAAGGGCGAGGAAAAGAACGACCCAGAGCTGGCGAAGGCGATGGCCAGGCTCGGCGATCTCTACGTCAACGACGCCTTCTCGGCCGCGCACCGCGCCCATGTCTCGACCGAGGGGCTGGCCCATCTGCTGCCGGCCTATGCCGGCCGATCGATGCAGGCCGAACTGGAAGCGCTGGAAAAGGCGCTGGGCAAGCCCGAACATCCGGTCGCGGCGGTGGTCGGCGGCGCCAAGGTGTCGACCAAGCTGGACGTGCTCAAGCATCTCGTCGCCAAGGTCGATCATCTGATCATCGGCGGGGGCATGGCCAACACCTTCCTGGCCGCGCGCGGCGTGGATGTCGGCAAGTCGCTGTGCGAGCACGACCTGAAGGATAGCGTGATCGAGATACTCGACGCCGCCGAAAAGGCCGAGTGCATCGTCCACCTGCCCTATGACGTGGTGGTGGCGAAGGAGTTCAAGGCGAACCCGCCGACCCGCACCGTCAACGTCCACGAGGTCGCCGCCGACGAGATGATCCTCGACGTCGGCCCGGCCGCCGTCGAGGCGCTGGGCGACGCGCTCAAGACGTGCAGGACGCTGGTGTGGAACGGGCCGATGGGCGCGTTCGAGATCGCCCCGTTCGACACCGCCACCGTCGCGCTGGCCAAGACGGCGGCGGCGCTGACCAAGGGCGGATCGCTGGTGTCGGTGGCGGGCGGCGGCGACACCGTCGCGGCGCTGAACCATGCCGGCGTGGCCGACGACTTCAGCTTCGTGTCGACCGCCGGCGGCGCCTTCCTGGAATGGATGGAAGGCCGCGAGCTGCCCGGCGTCAAGGCGCTAGAGGCCTGA
- a CDS encoding MOSC domain-containing protein, with protein sequence MPGRLIGIARKDRPHGPVEVIDHVAIGLDTGVHGDHRGAIRPGKSNRRQVTILLAEDWTAALAELGTPVSWEQRRANLLVEGIALPREEGARVRIGQALLEITGECDPCRRMDAVADGLQLALRPEWRGGRTCRVIEAGAIALGDSVEVSG encoded by the coding sequence ATGCCCGGCCGGCTGATCGGCATCGCCCGCAAGGACCGTCCCCACGGCCCGGTGGAGGTGATCGACCATGTCGCGATCGGGCTGGACACCGGGGTGCATGGCGACCATCGCGGCGCGATCCGCCCCGGCAAATCCAACAGGCGCCAGGTGACGATCCTGCTGGCCGAGGACTGGACGGCGGCGCTCGCCGAACTGGGGACGCCGGTGAGCTGGGAACAGCGCCGGGCAAACCTGCTGGTCGAGGGGATCGCGCTGCCCCGCGAAGAGGGTGCCCGCGTCCGGATCGGGCAGGCGCTGCTGGAGATCACCGGCGAATGCGATCCCTGCCGCCGGATGGATGCGGTGGCCGACGGGCTGCAGCTGGCGCTCCGCCCCGAATGGCGCGGCGGGCGCACCTGCCGCGTGATCGAGGCGGGCGCGATCGCGCTTGGCGATAGTGTAGAGGTATCAGGATAA
- the gap gene encoding type I glyceraldehyde-3-phosphate dehydrogenase, producing MAVKVAINGFGRIGRNVARAILENPGCGLELVSINDLADAKANARLFKRDSVHGPYKGTVDVDGNDLIVDGKRIQVTAERDPAKLPHAANGVDIALECTGFFTDRDGGQKHLDAGAKRVLISAPAKNVDLTVVYGVNHDKLTGDHKIVSNASCTTNCLAPVAKVLNDAIGIERGLMTTVHAYTNDQKILDQIHDDPRRARAAAMSMIPTTTGAARAVGEVLPELKGKLDGSAIRVPTPNVSMIDLTFTPKRDTTKEEVNALLKAASDGPLKGVLGYTDEPLVSIDLNHDSHSSTVDSLETAVLEGKLVRVLSWYDNEWGFSNRMVDTAGAMAKFL from the coding sequence ATGGCGGTGAAGGTTGCGATCAATGGTTTCGGGCGCATCGGGCGGAACGTCGCCCGCGCCATCCTCGAAAATCCGGGCTGCGGCCTGGAGCTGGTCTCGATCAACGACCTCGCCGACGCCAAGGCCAATGCGCGCCTGTTCAAGCGCGACAGCGTCCATGGCCCCTATAAGGGCACGGTCGACGTCGACGGCAACGACCTGATCGTCGACGGCAAGCGCATCCAGGTGACCGCCGAGCGCGATCCGGCCAAGCTTCCGCACGCCGCCAACGGCGTCGACATCGCGCTGGAGTGCACCGGCTTCTTCACCGATCGCGACGGCGGCCAGAAGCATCTCGACGCCGGCGCCAAGCGCGTGCTGATCTCGGCCCCCGCCAAGAATGTCGACCTGACGGTCGTCTACGGCGTCAACCACGACAAGCTGACGGGCGACCACAAGATCGTATCGAACGCCTCGTGCACCACCAACTGCCTGGCGCCGGTCGCCAAGGTCCTCAACGACGCGATCGGCATCGAGCGCGGCCTGATGACCACCGTCCACGCCTATACCAACGATCAGAAGATCCTCGACCAGATCCACGACGATCCGCGCCGCGCCCGTGCCGCCGCGATGTCGATGATCCCGACCACGACGGGCGCCGCCCGCGCGGTGGGCGAGGTGCTGCCCGAGCTGAAGGGCAAGCTCGACGGTTCGGCGATCCGCGTGCCGACCCCGAACGTCTCGATGATCGACCTGACCTTCACGCCGAAGCGCGACACCACCAAGGAAGAGGTCAACGCCCTGCTCAAGGCCGCCTCGGACGGCCCGCTCAAGGGCGTGCTCGGCTATACCGACGAGCCCCTGGTCTCGATCGACCTCAACCATGACTCGCACTCGTCGACGGTCGACAGCCTCGAGACCGCGGTGCTCGAGGGCAAGCTGGTCCGCGTGCTCAGCTGGTACGACAATGAGTGGGGCTTCTCCAACCGGATGGTCGACACCGCCGGCGCGATGGCGAAGTTCCTGTAA
- the tkt gene encoding transketolase has translation MTIASRQLANAIRALSMDAVQAANSGHPGMPMGMADVATELFTKHLKFDPAQPKWADRDRFVLSAGHGSMLIYALLHLTGYARPTIDDIRNFRQLHSPCAGHPENFELAGVEATTGPLGSGLATAVGMAIAERHLNASFGDDLVDHFTWVLAGDGCLMEGVNHEAIGLAGHLKLGRLIVLWDDNKITIDGAVSLSSSEDVLARYAATGWHTISCDGHDPDSINAALEAAKADPRPSIVQCTTVIGYGAPNKQGTSATHGAALGTDEVAAARDYLGWTAEPFVIPEDIKAAWAEAGSRGSAVRSAWEARLVASPQRAEFERRMAGKLPADFSLQPYLDDLAANPQKVATRKASEMVLGAINAQLPETLGGSADLTGSNNTKTKDQAPLTADNYGGRYVYYGIREFGMGCAMNGMALHGGVIPYGGTFLVFSDYCRAAIRLSALQQQRVVYVMTHDSIGLGEDGPTHQPIEHVMSLRAMPNLDVYRPCDVVETAECWALSLEKADGPSLLALSREGLPQLRTDVSENRSAKGAYRLKAAEGPRKAVLIASGSEVEIALATAKKLEEAGHGADVVSMPSWERFDAQPESYRDDILPGGVLLVSIEAGTTMGWERYVGRKGLRFGVDSFGASAPVKALYDHFGLTADKLAPKIIGALN, from the coding sequence ATGACGATTGCATCGAGGCAGCTCGCCAATGCCATTCGCGCGCTTTCGATGGACGCGGTGCAGGCGGCCAATTCGGGCCACCCCGGCATGCCGATGGGCATGGCCGACGTCGCGACCGAGCTGTTCACCAAGCATCTGAAGTTCGATCCCGCCCAGCCGAAATGGGCCGACCGCGACCGCTTCGTGCTGTCGGCCGGCCATGGCTCGATGCTGATCTACGCGCTGCTCCACCTGACCGGCTATGCGCGCCCGACGATCGACGACATCCGCAATTTCCGCCAGCTGCACAGCCCCTGCGCCGGCCACCCCGAGAATTTCGAGCTGGCCGGGGTCGAGGCGACCACCGGGCCGCTCGGTTCGGGGCTCGCCACCGCGGTCGGCATGGCGATCGCCGAGCGCCACCTGAACGCCAGCTTCGGCGACGATCTGGTCGATCATTTCACCTGGGTGCTGGCCGGCGACGGCTGCCTGATGGAAGGCGTCAACCATGAGGCGATCGGCCTGGCCGGGCACCTCAAGCTCGGCCGCCTGATCGTGCTGTGGGACGACAACAAGATCACCATCGACGGCGCGGTCTCGCTCAGCTCGTCCGAGGACGTGCTCGCCCGCTACGCCGCGACCGGCTGGCATACCATATCGTGCGACGGCCATGATCCGGACAGCATCAACGCCGCGCTGGAGGCCGCCAAGGCCGATCCGCGCCCGTCGATCGTCCAGTGCACGACCGTCATCGGCTATGGCGCGCCGAACAAGCAGGGCACGTCGGCGACGCATGGCGCGGCGCTGGGCACCGACGAGGTTGCCGCCGCGCGCGACTATCTCGGCTGGACCGCCGAGCCCTTCGTCATCCCCGAGGACATCAAGGCCGCCTGGGCCGAAGCCGGCTCGCGCGGCTCGGCGGTGCGCAGCGCCTGGGAAGCGCGCCTCGTCGCCTCGCCGCAGCGTGCCGAGTTCGAGCGCCGCATGGCCGGCAAGCTGCCGGCGGATTTCTCGCTGCAGCCCTATCTCGACGATCTGGCCGCCAATCCGCAGAAGGTGGCGACCCGCAAGGCATCCGAAATGGTGCTGGGCGCGATCAACGCGCAGCTGCCCGAGACGCTGGGCGGATCGGCCGACCTGACCGGATCGAACAACACCAAGACCAAGGACCAGGCCCCGCTGACCGCCGACAATTATGGCGGCCGCTATGTCTATTACGGCATCCGCGAGTTCGGCATGGGCTGCGCGATGAACGGCATGGCGCTGCATGGCGGCGTCATCCCCTATGGCGGCACCTTCCTGGTCTTCTCCGACTATTGCCGCGCGGCGATCCGGCTGTCGGCGCTCCAGCAGCAGCGCGTCGTCTATGTGATGACGCATGATTCGATCGGCCTGGGCGAGGACGGCCCCACCCACCAGCCGATCGAGCATGTCATGAGCCTGCGCGCGATGCCGAACCTCGACGTCTATCGCCCGTGCGACGTCGTCGAGACCGCCGAATGCTGGGCGCTGAGCCTGGAGAAGGCCGACGGCCCATCGCTGCTCGCCTTGTCGCGCGAGGGCCTGCCCCAGCTGCGCACCGACGTCAGCGAGAACCGCTCGGCCAAGGGCGCCTATCGCCTGAAGGCCGCCGAGGGGCCGCGCAAGGCGGTGCTGATCGCCAGCGGCTCGGAGGTCGAGATCGCGCTGGCCACCGCGAAGAAGCTGGAAGAGGCCGGCCATGGCGCCGACGTCGTCTCGATGCCGAGCTGGGAGCGCTTCGACGCCCAGCCGGAGAGCTATCGCGACGACATCCTGCCCGGTGGCGTGCTGCTCGTCTCGATCGAGGCCGGCACGACGATGGGCTGGGAGCGCTATGTCGGCCGCAAGGGCCTGCGCTTCGGCGTCGACAGCTTCGGTGCTTCGGCCCCGGTCAAGGCGCTCTACGATCATTTCGGCCTGACGGCCGACAAGCTCGCCCCGAAGATCATCGGGGCGCTCAACTAA
- a CDS encoding cell division protein ZapA, translating into MADVDVEVTGRRYKLSCRDGEEDHLRALVRMVDAKATELTGALGDMTEARTLLLSALLLADELNDLRGAAAVARNEPDPAPADIDPAYAVAIERIAERVERLADQIERTAG; encoded by the coding sequence ATGGCCGATGTCGATGTCGAGGTCACCGGGCGCCGCTACAAGCTGAGCTGCCGCGACGGCGAGGAGGACCATCTCCGCGCGCTGGTGCGGATGGTCGATGCCAAGGCGACCGAGCTGACCGGCGCGCTGGGCGACATGACCGAGGCGCGCACCCTGCTGCTCTCCGCGCTGCTGCTCGCCGACGAACTCAACGACCTGCGCGGCGCGGCGGCGGTGGCGCGCAACGAACCCGATCCCGCCCCGGCGGACATCGATCCCGCCTATGCGGTGGCGATCGAGCGCATCGCCGAGCGCGTCGAGCGCCTCGCCGACCAGATCGAGCGGACGGCGGGGTAG